Proteins from a genomic interval of Plasmodium reichenowi strain SY57 chromosome 13, whole genome shotgun sequence:
- a CDS encoding RNA-binding protein, putative: MVKKKDTDENMSDEDSRSEHKKEDVERHPKEKRSLSNSSQAKRSSSNCYSKEKHIERKVRRARNSHSNNSYETSSEEHNDKSSSDEHRRRRRDRNRDRDRERDRERDRERDRGRDRDRDRERDRERDRERDRDRDRDRERRSIREERSGRDDKYDRRKKRRHSNLNRNLTSSHERSRSRERRRRRIQADCIKKAGGFKRLADMEGHETTNVFWDGFQWVAKTNQTNPHYLDPAIMNSTRKLRRLYFGNLPLHLGLSENAFQEIVWNEMKKRKYCNDENINPVLYVWFAKDKGNYGFVEFATVEETERALTMDGMICKGVALKVSRPNDYSTNTVKQNQNMLLQNINKINNNYNNNNNNNNSNNNSNNNSNNNSNNHLNMINNVINNTINNMHNYNNNPYNKPPPPPPGAPPQSLYMQNNLHSSLKNMDNIHTKYLRVIEIVSLESINHEEYSTIVEDIKEGFHSQGLIINAILINQKYVQNTPFNIGDVIIEFESEDSVDKSIQNMSSRKYEGKFIKMDKCDHHTFDTYVKPIIRDLYDNQ; the protein is encoded by the exons atggtaaaaaagaaagataCTGATGAAAATATGTCAGATGAAGATAGTAGGTCTGAGCATAAAAAGGAAGATGTAGAAAG GCACccaaaagaaaaaagaagcTTGTCCAATTCTAGCCAAGCGAAAAGAAGTTCGTCTAATTGTTATTCTaaagaaaaacatataGAAAGAAAAGTAAGAAGGGCAAGAAACTCACATAGTAATAATTCGTATGAAACGTCATCCGAGGAACATAATGATAAATCTAGCTCAGATGAGCATAGAAGAAGGAGGAGAGATAGAAACAGAGATAGGGATAGAGAAAGGGATAGAGAAAGGGATAGAGAAAGAGATAGAGGCAGAGATCGAGATAGAGATCGAGAAAGAGATCGAGAAAGAGATCGAGAAAGAGATCGAGATAGGGATCGAGATAGAGAAAGAAGAAGTATAAGGGAAGAACGTTCAGGAAGAGATGACAAGTATGACaggagaaaaaaaagaagacACAGTAATTTAAACCGCAATTTGACATCATCTCATGAAAGGTCAAGATCAAGAGAACGAAGAAGAAGAAGGATACAAGCAGATTGTATTAAAAAGGCAGGAGGATTTAAACGGTTAGCTGATATGGAGGGTCATGAAACGACAAATGTTTTTTGGGATGGTTTCCAATGGGTAGCTAAAACAAATCAAACAAATCCACATTATTTAGATCCAGCTATAATGAATTCAACAAGAAAATTGAGAAGATTATATTTTGGAAATTTACCTCTTCATTTAGGATTGAGTGAAAATGCTTTCCAAGAAATTGTATGGaatgaaatgaaaaaaagaaaatattgTAATGACGAAAATATAAATCCTGTTTTATATGTATGGTTTGCTAAAGACAAAGGAAATTATGGTTTTGTTGAATTTGCTACAGTAGAAGAAACAGAAAGAGCTTTAACAATGGATGGTATGATATGCAAAGGAGTGGCTTTAAAGGTGTCACGACCTAATGATTATTCAACTAATACGGTTAAACAAAATcaaaatatgttattacaaaatataaacaaaattaataataattataataataataataataataataatagtaataataatagtaataataatagtaataataatagtaataacCATCTTAATATGATTAATAATGTAATTAATAATACGATAAATAATATGCacaattataataataatccTTATAACAAACCACCTCCACCACCTCCGGGGGCACCACCACAAAGTTTGTATATGcaaaataatttacattcctctttaaaaaatatggataatataCATACGAAATACTTAAGAGTTATTGAAATTGTTTCACTTGAATCTATTAACCATGAAGAATATTCAACTATTGTTGAAGATATTAAAGAAGGGTTTCATAGCCAAGGATTAATTATTAATGCTATTTTAATTAATCAAAAATATGTACAAAACACTCCTTTTAATATTGGAGATGTTATTATCGAATTTGAAAGTGAAGACTCTGTTGATAAAAGCATTCAAAATATGTCTAGTAGAAAATATGAAGggaaatttataaaaatggaCAAATGTGATCACCATACATTTGATACATACGTAAAACCAATCATTCGtgatttatatgataatcaatga
- a CDS encoding translation initiation factor EIF-2B gamma subunit, putative, producing MSTSNISKVLSGTFVEFQVVILTLDENHFASELCDNKCKALIKICNRCMIYYIIKTIIEQRLKYITIVVNSKYYDDMVNYINTTFQDNYKYDDKKGKHIYCIDIEPYNTNNNEDIGSIQCLLQIKNKIKSDFIVVNCDILGFVDFHSLANLFRGENAICAILLLENNQPSNDKKKKEITDEYVNLENNVWVCIDKNSKVVSIKDSLSMKENGKMKISKVNLLFHKNFVLKTDLLDSHVYIFKHYVLEIMEQKKNKFSSIKYDLIPYLVKIQNTSKAAEYSKGEFKYNMYNTLIEKYEGDDEIEEGKRENLMLDIINNENVESVVCYIQPKNNGFCQRINSIPNFFKANLLFCVSRQDHLKNILPPYCFFLLTEKNQSFKDCIISSHFDHEENILLKKSILGKNVTIKKNASINRSILMDNITIHEKCVIQNSIICDNVIIEENCKLIDCIIKENSVIQKNSVHEKETLPLFIS from the exons aTGTCAACTTCTAATATATCCAAGGTACTTTCAGGTACCTTCGTAGAATTTCAAGTGGTAATTTTGACTCTTGATGAGAATCATTTTGCTAGTGAATTATGtgataataaatgtaaagCATTAATAAAGATATGTAATAGATgtatgatatattatataataaaaactaTTATTGAACAGAgattaaaatatattactatCGTTGTTAATagtaaatattatgatgacatggttaattatattaatacaacTTTTCaagataattataaatatgatgataagAAAGGAAAACACATTTATTGTATAGACATCGAACCATATAATACAAACAACAATGAAGATATAGGTTCCATTCAATGTTTATtacaaattaaaaataaaataaaa tcCGATTTTATTGTAGTCAATTGTGATATTCTCGGATTCGTGGATTTTCATTCCTTAGCTA ATTTGTTTAGAGGGGAAAACGCTATATGTGCCATATTACTTTTAGAAAACAACCAACCAAGTAATgataaaaagaagaagGAGATAACAGACGAATATGTAAATTTAGAGAATAACGTATGGGTGTGTATTGACAAGAATAGTAAAGTTGTGAGTATTAAAGATTCTTTATCTATGAAAGAAAATGGAAAGATGAAAATTAGTAAAgttaatttattatttcataaaaattttgtatTAAAAACGGACTTATTAGATAGTCatgtatacatttttaaGCATTACGTTTTAGAAATCATggaacaaaaaaaaaacaaattttCAAGTATCAAG tatGATTTGATTCCATACTTGGTAAAAATTCAAAACACATCCAAGGCTGCAG AATATTCCAAGGGAGAATTCAAGTACAACATGTACAATACATtaattgaaaaatatgaagGGGACGATGAAATTGAGGAAGGAAAAAGAGAAAATCTAATGTTGGACATCATAAATAAt GAAAATGTAGAGAGTGTTGTTTGTTATATACAACCAAAAAACAATGGATTTTGTCAAAGAATTAATAGTATCccaaatttttttaaagcGAACTTATTg TTTTGTGTTAGTAGACAAGATCATTTGAAAAACATATTGCCTCcttattgtttttttcttctaaCCGAAAAAAACCAATCg TTTAAGGATTGTATAATAAGTAGCCATTTTGATCATGAAGAAAATATCCTCTTAAAGAAATCAATTTTGG GTAAAAATGTTAcgataaaaaaaaatgcaTCCATAAATAGAAGTATCCTAATGgataatataacaataCATGAAAAATGTGTGATTCAAAATTCAATTATTTGTGATAATGTAATTATAGAAGAAAACTGCAAg CTCATTGATTGTATTATTAAGGAAAACAGTGTTATTCAAAAGAATAGTGTGCACGAAAAGGAAACATTAccattatttatttcttaa